In a single window of the uncultured Dysgonomonas sp. genome:
- a CDS encoding type I restriction endonuclease, giving the protein MDFKDQIKQLSDRAEKLKDSLQTEEATKNALIMPFLQSMGYDVFNPLEVMPEFTCDIGTKKGEKIDYAILKDGDPIMLIECKHWKQELTLHDNQLLRYFHVSPAKFGLLTNGIVYRFYTDLETPNKMDEKPFLELNLFDLKSATIEELKKFHKAYFDVENILSSASELKYTSQLKAVINNEFSNPSPEFVKLFAKQVYDGVITPKLLEQFTSLVKRSISGLISDTISDRLKTALKTEVAQEEQSDKTDQQPADENNNGIVTTEEELEGFMLVKAILREVVDVSRIAHRDAQTYFAILFDDNNRKPIVRLYLNSPTNKYIVTFDKDKKETRHNINSLDDIYTYANEIKEVVKFYLQ; this is encoded by the coding sequence ATGGACTTTAAAGATCAAATCAAGCAGCTTTCAGACAGAGCTGAAAAGCTAAAAGACAGTTTACAAACAGAAGAAGCAACTAAAAATGCTTTAATTATGCCGTTTCTTCAATCAATGGGTTATGACGTATTTAATCCATTAGAAGTAATGCCAGAGTTCACATGTGATATAGGTACTAAGAAAGGTGAGAAAATAGATTATGCTATTTTGAAGGATGGTGATCCGATAATGCTTATAGAATGTAAACATTGGAAACAAGAGCTTACATTGCATGACAATCAACTCCTCCGTTATTTTCATGTATCTCCAGCTAAGTTTGGTCTATTAACGAATGGTATAGTTTATAGGTTTTATACTGATTTGGAAACACCGAATAAAATGGATGAGAAGCCATTTCTTGAACTAAATTTATTCGATTTAAAAAGTGCAACGATTGAAGAATTAAAGAAATTTCATAAAGCATATTTTGATGTTGAGAATATATTGAGTTCAGCAAGTGAGTTAAAATATACAAGCCAGCTGAAAGCAGTTATTAATAATGAATTCTCTAACCCAAGCCCTGAGTTTGTAAAGCTTTTTGCAAAGCAAGTTTATGATGGGGTTATTACACCTAAATTACTAGAACAATTTACTTCCTTAGTAAAGAGATCTATTTCTGGATTGATTAGTGATACTATTTCAGATCGCTTAAAGACAGCACTTAAAACAGAGGTTGCACAGGAAGAACAATCTGATAAAACAGATCAGCAGCCTGCCGATGAAAATAACAATGGTATAGTTACAACAGAGGAGGAACTAGAGGGCTTCATGTTAGTGAAGGCTATACTAAGAGAAGTCGTTGATGTTTCAAGAATAGCCCACAGGGATGCCCAGACTTACTTTGCTATACTCTTTGATGATAATAATAGGAAACCCATTGTGCGTTTGTATCTCAATTCTCCAACCAACAAGTATATCGTTACTTTCGACAAGGATAAAAAAGAAACTAGACACAATATTAACTCATTAGATGATATTTATACATATGCTAATGAGATAAAAGAGGTCGTTAAATTTTATTTACAATAA
- a CDS encoding FecR domain-containing protein, whose translation MNEKSMPENTQKSDYLNYSFEDFLQDDFFISSVNEPSEESEIFWTDFQNRKPDNIQEYILAKQYLQSIAVQADPLSDDEISHMWNNISSHREENKKHKRGKLLFITIAVAASIAVLAISFPFLSNIFSDKNTSDIVAYADKNKVEVPDNSEIQLVISDNKTILLDEKEATITYEQNEIKTEKGVLEKEESVTIHQLIIPKGKRSVLTLSDGSKLWANAGSRVVYPSEFGKDKREIYVDGEIFVEVAKDASKPFFVRTKDMSVQALGTSFNVMAYESDALKRVVLVSGIVKVETKESKGAILNPNTMFQFQGGDEKIIPVEADAYISWIKGLYLFRNERLEVVFERLSRYYGIQIQCSPDAAIIRCSGKLDLKDNIEEIMKGLSFDGKIIYSQEGNVYKINKVQ comes from the coding sequence ATGAACGAAAAAAGTATGCCTGAGAATACTCAAAAATCAGATTATTTAAACTATTCATTTGAAGATTTCCTTCAAGACGATTTCTTTATTTCTTCAGTCAATGAACCATCCGAAGAATCTGAAATTTTTTGGACTGATTTTCAAAACAGAAAGCCTGATAATATTCAAGAGTATATCCTTGCAAAACAATATCTCCAATCTATAGCTGTCCAGGCCGACCCTCTGTCTGATGATGAGATATCGCATATGTGGAATAATATTTCTTCACATAGGGAGGAGAATAAGAAACATAAGAGAGGAAAGCTGCTGTTTATTACTATCGCAGTGGCAGCAAGTATAGCTGTACTTGCCATCTCATTCCCTTTTCTTTCGAATATATTTTCCGATAAAAATACATCGGATATAGTTGCTTACGCGGATAAAAATAAAGTGGAAGTACCCGATAATTCCGAAATACAACTCGTTATATCCGATAATAAGACTATACTTCTTGATGAAAAAGAAGCGACGATTACTTACGAACAAAATGAGATAAAAACCGAAAAAGGAGTTCTGGAAAAAGAAGAGTCTGTAACTATACATCAATTGATTATACCAAAAGGCAAACGCTCCGTACTTACCTTGTCCGATGGCTCTAAGCTATGGGCTAATGCCGGTTCGAGGGTTGTTTATCCAAGCGAATTCGGTAAAGATAAAAGAGAGATATATGTCGATGGCGAGATATTTGTCGAAGTTGCTAAGGATGCGAGCAAGCCTTTTTTTGTCAGGACAAAAGATATGAGTGTGCAGGCCTTGGGTACAAGTTTCAATGTAATGGCTTATGAATCTGATGCGTTGAAAAGGGTTGTTTTAGTTTCAGGTATAGTAAAAGTAGAAACTAAGGAGTCGAAAGGTGCGATATTGAATCCCAATACAATGTTCCAGTTTCAGGGAGGCGATGAAAAAATAATACCTGTCGAAGCAGATGCATATATCTCATGGATAAAAGGACTTTATCTATTCCGGAATGAGAGATTGGAAGTTGTATTCGAACGGTTATCGAGATATTATGGGATACAAATACAATGTAGTCCGGACGCAGCAATAATAAGATGTTCCGGTAAATTGGACCTCAAAGATAACATCGAGGAAATAATGAAAGGATTATCTTTCGACGGGAAAATTATTTATTCTCAGGAAGGAAATGTGTATAAAATAAATAAAGTTCAATGA
- a CDS encoding sigma-70 family RNA polymerase sigma factor translates to MRDPIDNFVDDSSLWKSFLAGNDVAFTHIYKKYVQTLFHYGMQFSSDRELVKDCIQDIFINLYDNKEKIGFTDNIKFYLFRILKNHLINTLKRHQTHIAFLDSQEKQAETYTEDTAETLLIDIEVDMSVKATVDKVMSLLTIRQREIIYYRFVENMSIDEIGILTEMNYQSVANVIQRSLKKIRSFYKKSE, encoded by the coding sequence ATGAGAGACCCTATTGATAATTTTGTAGATGATTCTTCCTTATGGAAAAGCTTTCTGGCCGGAAATGATGTCGCATTTACGCATATTTATAAAAAATATGTCCAGACTTTGTTTCACTATGGTATGCAATTTTCATCAGATAGGGAGCTTGTAAAAGATTGTATTCAGGATATCTTCATTAATTTGTATGATAATAAAGAAAAGATAGGTTTTACCGATAACATAAAATTTTATCTTTTCAGAATTTTAAAAAATCACCTTATAAATACTCTAAAACGTCATCAAACCCATATAGCATTTCTTGATTCTCAGGAAAAGCAGGCAGAAACCTATACAGAAGACACTGCCGAGACATTGTTGATAGATATTGAAGTGGATATGTCTGTTAAAGCAACAGTGGATAAAGTGATGTCGCTGCTCACTATCAGACAACGGGAGATTATATACTATCGTTTTGTGGAGAACATGAGTATCGATGAAATCGGTATCCTTACAGAAATGAATTATCAGTCTGTAGCGAATGTTATACAACGGTCATTAAAAAAAATAAGAAGTTTTTATAAAAAATCAGAATAA
- a CDS encoding SusF/SusE family outer membrane protein: MQKRLLYILTIFFATICFVACNDDDESSSGDALSLKASADTIVLDEARGNDVAVSFTWNKGKDPGPENTLVYFFRLDIFGADFKTSTEPIEFAPDEEFKVEYTNKELNDLILNKWGLLPGSDIKMEARVVAKVIGPKFIYPEISIIPLEIKSYVPTPETLYLTGDATPVGTGLTKAIKMTEVEAGNIYQWQGVLKPGYFKFISILGEPLPSLNKGAGDNRLVNRTLDSEPDNMFEISTESIYNIEVRKDNMTLKCEVNVPYPNLYLVGSAGTGWGVPQDLYKFTMNAGNPNLFELNITLNVGEFKILSAQNYDDYTLRPVIASAPVTDDRMQANKGGEDLKWVIKEGENGHYKITLDVYKMKIKFEKQ; this comes from the coding sequence ATGCAAAAGCGATTATTATATATATTGACAATATTTTTTGCTACGATTTGTTTTGTAGCCTGTAACGATGATGATGAAAGCAGCAGTGGGGATGCCTTATCTTTAAAAGCTTCGGCAGATACGATTGTATTGGATGAAGCCAGGGGGAATGATGTGGCTGTTTCCTTTACATGGAATAAGGGAAAGGATCCCGGGCCGGAGAATACATTGGTTTACTTTTTCAGGCTCGATATTTTTGGCGCAGATTTCAAGACGTCTACCGAACCGATAGAATTTGCTCCTGACGAAGAGTTCAAGGTCGAATATACCAATAAGGAACTGAATGATTTGATTTTGAACAAGTGGGGATTATTGCCGGGTTCCGATATAAAAATGGAAGCCAGGGTGGTTGCAAAGGTAATCGGCCCTAAGTTCATATATCCCGAAATCTCTATCATTCCTCTCGAAATAAAAAGCTATGTGCCGACGCCTGAGACCTTATATCTTACTGGTGATGCTACTCCTGTAGGGACAGGCCTGACAAAGGCTATTAAAATGACAGAGGTCGAAGCCGGGAATATTTACCAATGGCAGGGGGTCTTAAAGCCGGGGTATTTTAAATTTATATCCATATTGGGTGAACCGTTGCCTTCGCTGAATAAAGGAGCTGGCGATAATAGATTGGTCAATAGAACTCTGGACAGCGAACCCGACAACATGTTTGAAATCAGTACCGAGAGTATCTATAATATAGAGGTGAGAAAGGATAATATGACGCTGAAATGTGAGGTTAATGTTCCATACCCCAATCTATATCTTGTCGGTAGTGCCGGTACTGGATGGGGCGTTCCACAAGACCTTTATAAGTTTACGATGAATGCCGGTAATCCTAATTTGTTTGAATTGAATATCACACTTAATGTTGGTGAGTTTAAAATATTAAGTGCTCAAAATTATGATGATTATACACTTAGGCCGGTGATCGCAAGTGCTCCTGTTACCGATGATAGAATGCAGGCAAATAAAGGTGGAGAAGACCTTAAGTGGGTAATAAAAGAGGGAGAAAACGGACATTATAAGATAACACTGGATGTATATAAAATGAAAATAAAGTTCGAAAAACAATAG
- a CDS encoding DUF3823 domain-containing protein, whose translation MKKIVFYSLMCALLSFSSCDLFKVDNYEEPEETLEGAVVDVATGEPVLTDQGSEGIRVRLTELSWGENVTHNPDFYCMPDGTFKNTKLFKGNYNIRIDGPFIPLVREADGMLLADDTQTMDIKGTTKVKFEVQPFLKVEWIGEPTVSNGKVKAQVRVTRAVSEDDFRNKIEPMGGYNSSFLNMTDIQLFVSYSSTVGYRARDERWSNEIQYTGSAFNSLFGQTITIESKGTIPAGRTVFIRAAARINYDTPKGSGTRRWNYNEAMEVMVP comes from the coding sequence ATGAAAAAAATAGTATTTTATTCTTTAATGTGTGCGTTGCTTTCTTTCAGCTCCTGCGATTTGTTTAAAGTAGATAACTATGAAGAACCGGAAGAGACATTGGAAGGGGCAGTAGTGGATGTCGCTACAGGAGAACCTGTACTCACAGATCAGGGAAGTGAAGGTATTCGCGTACGTCTGACAGAACTTAGCTGGGGTGAAAATGTTACACATAACCCTGACTTTTATTGTATGCCTGACGGTACATTCAAAAATACCAAGTTATTTAAAGGTAATTATAATATCCGTATCGATGGGCCATTTATTCCGCTCGTTCGCGAAGCAGATGGTATGCTTCTTGCCGATGATACCCAAACAATGGATATTAAAGGGACAACTAAGGTTAAGTTCGAAGTACAACCTTTCCTTAAAGTGGAATGGATCGGAGAACCGACCGTTTCTAACGGTAAAGTGAAGGCCCAGGTGCGGGTTACACGTGCTGTGTCTGAAGATGATTTCCGCAATAAAATAGAGCCAATGGGCGGTTATAATAGTAGTTTCCTGAATATGACTGATATACAGTTGTTTGTCAGCTATTCATCTACAGTAGGTTATCGTGCCCGTGACGAAAGATGGTCTAATGAGATTCAATATACAGGTTCGGCGTTCAACTCTTTGTTTGGACAGACAATCACTATTGAGTCTAAAGGAACTATTCCTGCCGGACGTACGGTGTTTATCCGTGCTGCTGCGCGTATAAACTACGATACTCCAAAAGGTAGTGGTACCCGCAGATGGAATTATAACGAAGCTATGGAAGTAATGGTTCCATAA
- a CDS encoding XRE family transcriptional regulator, with translation MLDLKQFRKENKITQIQLAEYLSVTQGFISQIEKGVSQLPEIYISKILEEGIYKLPENYSINDRKDLLSIGEYKIPNDGTYRLIPLINSDAVGGMHKMNDISLADPEFIKGYIPFTDALEEDLCIPVTSDSMIPTCPPGCVVQIRQVEDWREYFGYGNLFVIQLKDGRRIIKEVTRCDTNPKDYILCISHNKSVPPEELPKNFIVSVWKVIKVLTDRGW, from the coding sequence ATGCTTGATCTAAAACAATTCAGAAAAGAAAATAAAATAACCCAAATTCAACTAGCTGAATATTTAAGTGTTACGCAAGGTTTTATTTCTCAAATAGAGAAGGGCGTTAGCCAACTTCCTGAGATTTATATTAGTAAGATTTTAGAAGAAGGGATTTATAAATTACCCGAAAATTATTCTATTAATGACAGAAAAGACTTATTAAGTATAGGAGAGTATAAAATACCTAATGATGGCACATATAGACTTATTCCTCTTATAAATTCAGATGCAGTAGGAGGTATGCATAAAATGAATGATATTAGTTTAGCTGACCCTGAATTTATAAAAGGTTATATTCCATTCACAGATGCATTAGAAGAAGACCTTTGTATTCCAGTTACCAGCGATAGTATGATACCAACTTGTCCTCCTGGTTGTGTAGTGCAAATAAGACAGGTTGAGGATTGGAGAGAATATTTTGGGTATGGTAATTTGTTCGTTATACAGCTTAAAGATGGGCGAAGAATAATAAAAGAGGTTACTAGATGTGATACAAATCCCAAAGATTATATTCTCTGTATATCTCATAACAAATCAGTTCCTCCGGAAGAGTTACCAAAGAATTTTATAGTGAGTGTTTGGAAAGTAATTAAAGTGTTAACCGATAGAGGTTGGTAA
- a CDS encoding TonB-dependent receptor, with protein MRLIICFLLLGINLSYAVESYSQTTRISVNLKNTPLKEIFSEIEKNTEYVFFYYDESVDLNKSMTIDMKGQTIDKVLKELFKSTDYIYTVSDRQVFVSRKPVPATSRQNQNKITVKGNITDMKGEPLIGVSIIVKNNPSTGTVTDTDGNYSINVPDKYTVLQYKYIGFIPKEETVGERKIVNVIMQEDVGQLDEVVVVGYSTQKKESVVGSISTIEPGKLAAGTTRSMSNNLAGQLAGVIGVQRSGEPGYDNSNFWIRGISTFQGNRNPLVLIDGIERSLNNIDPEEIASFSVLKDASASAVYGVRGANGVILINTKRGRVGKPTVSFKMEQAITQPTKIPEFVGAADYLEVMNSIRHESGKEPMYSQQHIDNIRNGVDSDLYPSVDWMDAILRDYGTNTRASIDINGGSEVLRYSFVGAFYHEGGILERDKNQGWNSSLRLNRYNMRSNIDINLTPTTLVRFNVGGYMQERTSPPQSIDNLFAMAYQTPPYQHPTRYSTGEIPQVPQRVNPWALLTQTGYERVVQSKLESLFVVEQDLKMFLPGLKIKGTFSFDNYSDNSVKRGKSPDYYNPATGRDPETGQLELIVSSYGQEFLDHSVGANFGNKNTYLEGTLTYDNTFGDHTVNALFLYNQRNYDDGGKLPFRFQGIAGRLSYTMKGRYIGEFNFGYNGSENFAKGKRYGFFPSVAAGWILSEEPFMQGVRNTLSKVKFRGSWGLVGNDRFKIGDTEYRFPYISTINNTDGYVWGYSRDEFHRAGRWEGNIANTGLKWETVAKTNLGLELGLFNAIELQVDYFMEKRRDIFMRRTTMPASAGFVDMPFANFGKVDNKGVDMVLDVNKQINKDWFVSARGTFTYAKNKIIEQDESLGIIGTNRSSTGLPVGQIFGLVAERLFTDDDFADVENGILRDDIPTPTFTSSVRPGDIKYVDVNGDNRIDALDRTNLGGTVDPQIVYGFGANLRYKNIDFGFFFQGNGHTYRMIGREAYFIPGSGLGGVGNFFTNVGDRWTIENPRQDVFYPRLYEGLNENNYQESTWWMKNMKMLRLKNIELGYNFPVKMVRRFGSSGARIFCRGTNILTISDFKLWDPELDSDRGSKYPLVKSYSIGLNISF; from the coding sequence ATGAGACTGATTATATGTTTCCTGCTACTGGGAATAAATCTGTCATATGCCGTGGAAAGTTATTCTCAGACAACAAGAATCTCCGTTAATTTAAAGAATACACCCCTAAAAGAAATTTTCTCGGAAATAGAAAAGAACACAGAATATGTTTTTTTCTACTATGACGAATCTGTGGATTTGAATAAAAGTATGACCATAGACATGAAGGGTCAGACTATCGACAAAGTATTGAAAGAGCTTTTTAAATCCACTGATTATATTTACACTGTATCCGACAGGCAGGTATTTGTATCCAGAAAGCCGGTACCTGCTACTTCCCGCCAAAATCAGAATAAAATTACAGTTAAGGGAAATATTACGGATATGAAGGGTGAGCCTTTGATCGGAGTATCTATTATTGTCAAGAATAATCCAAGTACAGGCACAGTAACAGATACAGATGGAAATTATTCAATAAATGTACCCGATAAATATACTGTGCTACAGTACAAATACATAGGGTTTATACCTAAAGAGGAAACTGTAGGCGAGCGTAAAATAGTAAATGTAATAATGCAGGAAGATGTAGGCCAGCTGGACGAAGTCGTAGTTGTGGGCTATAGTACTCAGAAAAAAGAATCTGTTGTAGGTTCTATATCTACTATCGAACCTGGAAAGCTTGCGGCCGGAACTACCCGTTCCATGAGTAATAATCTTGCAGGACAATTGGCCGGAGTTATTGGTGTACAACGATCGGGAGAGCCCGGATATGACAATTCCAACTTCTGGATACGCGGTATCAGTACATTTCAGGGAAACAGGAATCCATTAGTTCTGATTGACGGTATCGAGCGTTCCCTGAATAATATCGACCCAGAAGAAATTGCATCTTTCTCTGTCTTGAAAGATGCGTCTGCCAGTGCCGTATATGGAGTGAGAGGTGCAAATGGAGTAATACTTATCAATACAAAACGCGGGCGTGTGGGTAAGCCAACCGTTTCCTTCAAGATGGAGCAGGCAATCACACAACCGACTAAAATACCTGAATTTGTCGGTGCAGCCGATTACCTCGAAGTAATGAACAGTATACGTCACGAGAGTGGAAAAGAACCGATGTATAGCCAGCAGCATATCGATAATATTAGAAATGGCGTGGACTCTGATCTATATCCGAGTGTGGACTGGATGGATGCAATACTAAGAGACTACGGTACTAACACCAGGGCCTCCATCGATATTAACGGAGGATCGGAAGTATTACGCTATTCTTTTGTCGGAGCTTTTTATCACGAAGGAGGAATCCTTGAAAGAGATAAAAATCAGGGATGGAATTCCTCTCTCAGACTGAACAGGTATAACATGCGTTCTAATATAGATATAAACCTGACACCTACCACTTTGGTGAGGTTTAATGTCGGAGGTTACATGCAGGAACGTACGTCTCCACCGCAAAGCATCGATAACCTTTTTGCAATGGCGTATCAGACACCGCCATACCAGCATCCTACACGCTACTCCACAGGTGAAATACCACAAGTACCACAACGGGTAAATCCGTGGGCTTTGCTTACACAGACAGGTTATGAACGAGTGGTGCAGAGTAAGCTTGAATCTTTGTTTGTTGTGGAACAGGATCTGAAAATGTTTCTTCCCGGATTAAAAATAAAAGGAACATTCTCCTTTGATAATTATTCCGATAATAGTGTGAAGAGAGGTAAGAGTCCCGATTATTATAATCCTGCTACAGGGAGAGATCCCGAAACAGGCCAATTGGAGCTTATTGTATCTTCATACGGGCAGGAATTCCTCGATCATTCTGTAGGGGCTAATTTTGGTAATAAAAATACCTATCTGGAAGGTACGCTTACATATGACAATACATTCGGCGACCATACTGTAAATGCTTTATTCCTCTATAATCAACGAAACTACGATGACGGAGGCAAACTACCGTTCCGTTTTCAGGGAATAGCGGGCCGCTTGTCGTATACGATGAAAGGACGATATATAGGTGAGTTTAACTTCGGTTATAATGGATCCGAAAACTTTGCTAAAGGCAAACGTTATGGTTTCTTCCCTTCGGTTGCTGCCGGATGGATCTTATCCGAAGAGCCTTTTATGCAAGGTGTAAGAAATACCTTGTCTAAAGTCAAATTCAGAGGGTCGTGGGGGCTTGTCGGAAATGACCGTTTTAAGATTGGTGATACAGAATATCGCTTCCCGTATATTTCTACTATAAACAATACAGATGGTTATGTATGGGGATACAGCAGGGATGAATTTCACAGGGCAGGACGTTGGGAAGGAAATATCGCAAATACAGGTTTGAAGTGGGAAACTGTAGCCAAGACAAACCTTGGTTTAGAACTAGGTCTGTTCAATGCAATCGAGTTGCAGGTGGATTACTTTATGGAAAAACGAAGGGATATTTTCATGCGCCGTACCACGATGCCAGCTTCTGCAGGATTTGTAGATATGCCTTTTGCCAATTTTGGTAAAGTAGACAATAAAGGTGTGGATATGGTACTGGATGTCAATAAACAAATCAATAAAGACTGGTTTGTATCGGCAAGAGGTACATTCACATATGCAAAAAATAAGATCATAGAACAGGATGAATCATTAGGAATAATTGGTACTAACCGTTCATCTACGGGACTCCCTGTGGGGCAAATATTCGGGCTGGTAGCCGAAAGGTTATTCACTGACGATGATTTTGCAGATGTGGAAAATGGTATTCTCAGAGACGATATACCGACACCTACTTTTACCTCGTCGGTACGTCCCGGAGATATCAAATATGTTGATGTCAACGGCGATAACAGAATCGATGCTCTGGACAGGACAAATCTCGGTGGAACGGTTGATCCTCAGATTGTATACGGATTTGGAGCCAATCTTAGGTATAAGAATATTGATTTTGGTTTCTTCTTTCAGGGGAATGGACATACTTATCGTATGATTGGACGTGAAGCATATTTTATTCCCGGATCAGGTCTCGGAGGAGTAGGGAACTTCTTTACAAATGTGGGAGACAGGTGGACTATAGAGAATCCAAGACAGGATGTTTTCTACCCGAGACTGTATGAAGGCTTGAACGAAAACAACTATCAGGAGTCTACATGGTGGATGAAGAATATGAAAATGCTGCGTTTAAAAAATATCGAACTGGGCTATAATTTCCCTGTTAAGATGGTTCGGAGGTTCGGATCTTCTGGTGCAAGGATATTCTGCAGGGGAACTAATATACTGACTATATCCGACTTCAAGTTATGGGATCCTGAACTCGACTCTGACAGGGGAAGTAAATATCCACTGGTGAAATCATATTCTATCGGTCTAAATATCAGTTTCTGA
- a CDS encoding RagB/SusD family nutrient uptake outer membrane protein — MKKTIYSFFYLSLILLLTGGMSSCSDFLDKEPDDQLTLDMIFKDKTRTEDWLAGVYSNIPDTYWTYARGMDPLGDDLAPSTGWLQFGWNIIGKQQGNWNPTSDWVPNYFNQLPKRIRAAYIFIDNVRANEAQLVTEQEVQYMKAEARFLIAYYYYLLLNYYGSIPLQLGLVDVNAPASELMIPQKPFDEVVDWIDQELVAVSKILPPYYNESKKYGRVTSIACLAVRARMLLFAASPLVNGNSDYANYTNSEGTPIFNSTPDASKWAKAVKANMDLIELAEKNGHALYYEYLNNGEIDPFLSYQNMLFRKFNEGNKEILFARNPAETWEYDRHAQPRGTGGNGGMGITQSLVDAFFMKNGLPAITGYNANGTPIINTASGYTETGFSTAEEKRNTKWIEVKGNRDSDTNPVTLADTYNMYCNREPRFYISVLYNECWFRRENRTTRFYSGAWDGGPTHDAPQNGYLVRKKVHPDHDPRNNVNPYRPGILFRLGEFYLNYAEALNESEPSKTTEILFYLNKIRERAGIPMYGSGEGQIAVPNGQDAMREAIRRERRVELNCENGTRWDDIRRWKLGEKLLNGDFWGMNFSGTDKSDDKNNDKAFFVRKVYQKRVFTKKNYWVPIPQDQIDKNPNLRQLPFWDTSE; from the coding sequence ATGAAAAAAACAATATATAGCTTTTTTTATCTTTCGCTTATCCTCCTTTTAACCGGAGGTATGAGCTCTTGTTCAGACTTTTTGGATAAAGAGCCTGACGACCAGTTGACTCTGGATATGATATTCAAAGACAAGACCAGAACCGAAGACTGGCTGGCCGGTGTATATTCCAATATCCCTGATACATACTGGACATACGCCAGAGGAATGGATCCTCTGGGAGACGATTTGGCTCCATCTACCGGATGGCTTCAGTTTGGATGGAATATTATAGGGAAGCAACAAGGAAACTGGAATCCTACTTCTGACTGGGTGCCGAATTACTTCAATCAGCTTCCGAAAAGAATCCGTGCCGCTTATATCTTTATCGATAATGTAAGGGCTAACGAAGCTCAACTGGTTACTGAGCAGGAAGTACAATATATGAAAGCAGAAGCGCGCTTCCTCATAGCATATTATTACTATCTGTTATTGAATTATTATGGATCTATACCTTTGCAGTTAGGTTTGGTGGATGTAAATGCTCCGGCATCGGAACTGATGATTCCTCAGAAGCCATTCGATGAAGTCGTTGACTGGATAGATCAGGAACTGGTTGCGGTGTCAAAAATTCTGCCACCATATTATAACGAATCAAAAAAATACGGAAGAGTCACATCTATTGCATGTCTGGCGGTAAGAGCGCGGATGCTGTTATTTGCGGCAAGTCCTTTAGTAAATGGAAACTCCGACTATGCCAATTATACAAACAGTGAGGGTACTCCTATATTTAATTCTACTCCTGATGCTTCTAAATGGGCAAAAGCGGTAAAAGCAAACATGGATCTGATAGAGCTAGCCGAGAAAAACGGACATGCTCTGTATTACGAATATCTGAATAATGGCGAAATTGACCCGTTCCTTTCATATCAAAATATGCTGTTCCGCAAATTTAACGAAGGTAATAAAGAGATCTTATTTGCCAGAAATCCCGCGGAAACATGGGAATATGACAGACATGCGCAGCCCCGTGGAACCGGTGGTAATGGTGGCATGGGGATAACTCAGTCTTTGGTCGATGCTTTCTTTATGAAAAATGGTTTGCCGGCCATAACCGGTTATAATGCGAATGGCACACCAATTATAAACACTGCATCGGGCTATACTGAAACAGGCTTTTCAACGGCAGAAGAAAAACGAAATACAAAATGGATAGAAGTAAAGGGTAATCGCGATTCTGATACTAATCCTGTTACATTAGCCGATACGTATAATATGTATTGTAACCGTGAACCACGATTCTATATATCGGTACTTTATAATGAATGCTGGTTCAGACGCGAAAATAGGACTACCCGTTTCTATAGTGGAGCATGGGATGGCGGACCTACTCACGATGCACCTCAGAACGGATACCTTGTAAGAAAGAAAGTCCATCCTGACCATGATCCGCGCAATAATGTGAATCCATACCGTCCGGGTATTTTATTCAGGTTGGGAGAATTTTATCTTAATTATGCAGAGGCACTGAATGAATCGGAACCGTCTAAGACTACGGAAATCTTATTTTACCTGAATAAGATAAGAGAAAGGGCGGGTATACCAATGTATGGTTCCGGTGAAGGGCAAATTGCCGTGCCAAACGGACAGGATGCAATGCGGGAAGCTATTCGCCGCGAGCGCCGGGTAGAGCTCAATTGCGAAAACGGAACGAGATGGGACGATATCAGGAGATGGAAACTGGGCGAGAAATTGCTTAATGGTGATTTCTGGGGAATGAATTTCTCCGGTACGGACAAGAGTGACGATAAGAACAACGATAAAGCTTTCTTTGTGAGAAAAGTCTATCAGAAGCGTGTATTCACCAAGAAAAATTATTGGGTTCCTATACCACAAGACCAGATAGACAAGAATCCGAATCTGCGTCAATTACCATTTTGGGATACATCAGAATAA